Proteins from a single region of Bdellovibrio bacteriovorus HD100:
- a CDS encoding response regulator transcription factor: protein MRKILLVEDDISLGETLNARLQRDYEVSWAKSLSEAWSLFSKTKDYDLAILDVGLPDGSGFELAAKLKATAPILFLFLTAQADAESRLQGFELGAEEYIPKPFHLKELLIRVKHVLDAHAPTRELQLESCVVNFTQMSVTKKTGQIEYPPVTDLKILQLLIEKSPRVLSRDEIMNEIWGVDKNPSHRTIDNIIVRLRQLLGDDGEKHIRSVRGVGYQWSTEEAT from the coding sequence ATGAGAAAAATCCTTCTGGTTGAAGATGACATCTCTTTGGGTGAAACCCTGAATGCACGCCTGCAAAGGGACTATGAAGTTTCCTGGGCAAAATCCTTGAGCGAGGCCTGGTCCCTGTTTTCAAAAACCAAGGACTATGACCTGGCAATTCTGGACGTGGGCCTGCCTGATGGCAGCGGTTTTGAGCTTGCGGCAAAACTAAAAGCCACCGCTCCCATCCTGTTCCTGTTCCTGACGGCACAAGCCGATGCGGAATCCCGTCTGCAGGGATTTGAGTTGGGCGCAGAAGAATACATCCCCAAGCCTTTCCATTTGAAAGAGCTTTTGATTCGCGTAAAGCATGTGCTGGATGCCCATGCCCCGACCCGCGAACTGCAACTGGAATCCTGCGTGGTGAACTTCACGCAGATGTCCGTGACGAAGAAAACCGGTCAGATTGAGTACCCGCCGGTGACGGATCTGAAGATCCTGCAGCTTTTGATTGAAAAATCACCACGGGTGCTAAGCCGTGATGAAATTATGAACGAAATCTGGGGCGTTGATAAAAATCCCAGCCATCGCACTATCGACAACATTATCGTACGCCTGCGCCAGCTTTTGGGCGATGACGGAGAAAAACACATCCGTTCTGTTCGCGGCGTCGGTTATCAAT